One genomic region from Oligoflexus sp. encodes:
- a CDS encoding Dabb family protein: protein MLEHIVLFRFKPETTAFTKEKIVSELMALKGKVPSILDISAGPNFSDRNQGFEYGLVVRFADRQGLDAYQVHPDHQHIVHELIRPALADILAVDYEFPR, encoded by the coding sequence ATGCTGGAACATATCGTACTTTTTCGCTTTAAGCCGGAAACCACAGCGTTTACCAAAGAGAAGATCGTCAGCGAACTCATGGCTCTGAAAGGCAAGGTGCCGAGCATTCTCGACATCAGCGCGGGCCCTAATTTCTCGGACCGAAACCAGGGATTTGAATATGGATTGGTCGTGCGTTTCGCCGATCGCCAAGGACTTGACGCCTACCAGGTGCATCCCGATCATCAGCACATCGTGCACGAATTGATCCGCCCCGCCCTGGCCGATATCCTGGCCGTGGATTACGAGTTTCCACGTTAA
- a CDS encoding NupC/NupG family nucleoside CNT transporter, which yields MQQFIGILGLLIIIGMCWALSENRSRIAWRTVALGVGLQFIFAFLLLGIPVLGLHSPAYAIFEAANNAIVAVVGYSDQGANFLFGDLGSTDKYGYIFAFRVLPTILFFSALMGVLYHLGIMQRVVYGIAWVMHRTLKVSGAEALAAAAEIFLGQTESPLMIRPYMSGLTRSELMALMTGGMATVAGAVLAAYVGILSPLIPNIAGHLLAASIMAAPAALVLSKLLVPETEIPETMGRVELHTEKTAVNIIDAAAHGASEGTKLALNVGGMLIAFVSLMALFNGLFTWFGSLLGLEQWLGHPLTLDWLLGWIFAPLAWVIGIPAHEALAMGQLLGKKLVLNEFVAYLDLAKMGEGVSDRSRVIISYALCGFANFSSIAIQLGGTGSLVPERRPDIARYGMKALLAGTLATCMTAAIVGLLI from the coding sequence ATGCAGCAATTTATTGGAATTTTAGGCCTGCTCATCATTATCGGAATGTGCTGGGCGCTCTCGGAAAACAGATCCCGTATCGCCTGGCGCACTGTGGCCCTGGGCGTGGGCCTGCAATTCATCTTTGCCTTCCTGCTGCTCGGAATTCCTGTGCTCGGCCTGCACAGCCCGGCTTACGCCATCTTTGAAGCAGCCAACAATGCCATCGTAGCGGTCGTGGGTTACTCCGATCAGGGCGCCAACTTCCTGTTTGGTGACCTCGGCAGCACCGATAAATACGGGTATATCTTCGCCTTCCGCGTTCTGCCGACCATCCTATTTTTCTCGGCGCTGATGGGCGTACTCTATCACCTGGGCATCATGCAGCGAGTGGTTTACGGCATCGCCTGGGTCATGCATCGGACGCTGAAGGTCAGCGGCGCGGAAGCCCTCGCGGCGGCGGCCGAGATCTTTCTGGGTCAGACGGAATCCCCACTCATGATTCGCCCCTATATGAGCGGCCTGACCCGCTCCGAGCTCATGGCTTTGATGACCGGCGGTATGGCCACGGTTGCGGGCGCAGTCCTGGCCGCCTATGTCGGCATTCTTTCGCCGCTCATTCCCAACATTGCCGGTCATCTTTTGGCGGCGAGTATCATGGCGGCACCGGCTGCGCTGGTCCTATCGAAACTCCTCGTGCCGGAGACGGAAATTCCAGAAACCATGGGCCGGGTGGAACTTCACACGGAGAAGACGGCCGTGAATATCATCGATGCCGCCGCGCATGGCGCCAGCGAAGGAACCAAACTCGCGCTGAATGTCGGCGGCATGCTGATCGCGTTCGTCTCTCTCATGGCGCTTTTCAATGGCCTCTTCACCTGGTTCGGCTCGCTCCTCGGATTGGAACAGTGGCTCGGTCATCCCCTGACTTTGGACTGGCTCCTCGGCTGGATCTTCGCCCCACTCGCCTGGGTCATCGGTATCCCGGCTCATGAAGCCCTGGCGATGGGCCAGCTTCTAGGCAAAAAACTCGTGCTCAATGAATTTGTCGCTTACCTGGACCTTGCAAAAATGGGCGAAGGCGTCTCCGACCGTTCCCGCGTGATCATCTCCTACGCGCTCTGCGGCTTTGCCAATTTCAGTTCGATTGCCATTCAGCTGGGAGGAACGGGAAGTCTTGTGCCCGAGCGTCGCCCGGATATCGCGCGTTATGGAATGAAGGCTTTGCTGGCGGGAACTCTGGCCACATGCATGACCGCTGCGATCGTGGGGCTTTTGATCTGA
- a CDS encoding trypsin-like serine protease: MARTSHKTWFHFAAATGLAFHMIACGSAGPETSAVKVTNGIEIAETDYPSVVFIAAQTPEGLANCTATFVNDSQAVSAGHCVEGTSERNPALYLVEQKMVKGRPQMRALAKAQRWYRDASYDINDGVGPLDLSVITFPANSAPATSQIAVVDPQVDDELTIVGYGNNRNYVDSLGQLSGSGAGKKRKGVNQVANVSDDGMIQFIGVPGAVSDVEAGRYALSGSGDSGGPLFIKGRLAGVTSGGGVGQTEDGQDIYISQYVNLRSASSQALLKKALKAGTVF; encoded by the coding sequence ATGGCACGCACATCACACAAGACCTGGTTTCACTTCGCCGCCGCGACAGGGCTGGCCTTTCATATGATCGCCTGCGGATCGGCAGGACCCGAGACGAGTGCTGTTAAGGTGACCAACGGTATTGAAATTGCTGAGACGGATTATCCGTCGGTGGTCTTTATCGCAGCGCAAACTCCGGAAGGTCTGGCCAACTGCACGGCGACTTTCGTGAACGACTCCCAGGCTGTGTCGGCCGGCCACTGTGTAGAGGGCACCAGCGAGCGCAATCCTGCTCTTTACCTGGTTGAACAGAAGATGGTCAAAGGTCGCCCGCAGATGCGCGCTCTGGCGAAAGCCCAGCGTTGGTATCGCGACGCCAGCTACGACATCAATGATGGCGTCGGTCCGCTTGATCTTTCTGTGATCACATTCCCCGCAAACAGCGCGCCAGCGACCAGCCAGATCGCGGTCGTCGATCCTCAGGTGGATGATGAACTGACCATCGTGGGTTATGGCAACAACAGAAACTATGTGGACTCTTTGGGTCAGCTCTCGGGATCGGGCGCTGGTAAAAAACGCAAGGGCGTGAACCAGGTCGCCAACGTCAGCGACGATGGAATGATTCAATTCATCGGCGTGCCGGGTGCGGTGAGTGATGTGGAAGCAGGCCGCTATGCTTTGAGTGGTTCGGGTGACTCGGGTGGACCCCTCTTCATCAAAGGTCGCCTCGCGGGTGTGACATCCGGTGGTGGCGTCGGCCAGACCGAAGATGGCCAGGATATTTATATTTCGCAGTATGTGAATCTTCGCAGCGCCAGCAGCCAGGCTCTTTTGAAAAAGGCGCTTAAGGCCGGTACCGTATTCTGA
- a CDS encoding 7TMR-DISM family protein: MLQRILIFVFLLTFWTAGYAAPWIHEPGQRETFAHEGFLYLCSAEPLDWQTVLGRTEGWIPTGRQKLNVGEDQECWSLITIHNRSTQEERVFLQHGVAMTSRVDLYQSVAGRLTHAESLGMDRPLRASKVDYRLPIFDLRLSPGENTLLIRQKSRDVFVLDWRLYNPDYFYSRMVLELMLFGGFFAICFALSFYNLVIYFVNREISQVFYFFYLNFYAIAQLYLTGFLKQLGFPDAGPIHHLGILSINAALLFTMAFIYYFLDFQHYKRWFGRVIIGYMLALGVPVALTAFDQLIWAANITQILSIMGSVMAVLAAVIALKRRHPLAMYFLIAWSLLIVGNVAQVLHLMAAVPDEPWIVSLNFIGASFEAIIISYALAHKMRLARLHEAQRRRHAFSQLEKMVYPHQMEQMKEGGILETTMPHASGEAVVICLDIIASTSSQIDDLPNFLRRFFDRCGHLMNRDYQGDPLSASGFRIKEMGDGFLCAVGFPFQTPPGHVSHEVALQLAFGFLNAFDEEFPGTTSESRSYCSIGMARGAIQGFFTVSGIRSYELFGDSIVLATRYESLRKQWPASRAGHMITMPTRMYEGLPPRLKPYFQKQSLGPGSAAIRNDAEADAFYRGIFEAGEAERILKDGSEFLALEQVS; the protein is encoded by the coding sequence TTGCTGCAGAGGATATTGATTTTCGTCTTCCTGCTGACCTTCTGGACAGCTGGGTACGCTGCGCCCTGGATCCATGAGCCGGGGCAGCGAGAGACCTTTGCGCATGAAGGCTTCCTCTATCTCTGCAGTGCGGAGCCTTTGGACTGGCAGACTGTGCTCGGACGTACCGAGGGATGGATCCCCACGGGTCGGCAGAAGCTGAATGTCGGCGAGGATCAGGAGTGCTGGAGTCTGATCACCATCCACAATCGCAGCACTCAGGAGGAACGTGTTTTCCTTCAGCATGGCGTTGCGATGACCAGTCGCGTGGACCTTTATCAGAGCGTGGCCGGGCGTCTGACTCATGCAGAGTCCCTCGGCATGGACAGACCCCTGCGGGCCTCGAAGGTTGACTACCGGCTGCCGATTTTCGACCTGAGGCTGAGTCCGGGTGAGAACACTCTTTTGATTCGCCAGAAATCCCGGGATGTGTTCGTCCTCGATTGGCGTCTTTATAATCCGGATTATTTTTATAGCCGCATGGTGCTGGAGCTTATGCTCTTCGGTGGCTTTTTCGCCATCTGCTTTGCGCTTTCGTTCTATAATCTTGTGATCTATTTCGTGAATCGTGAAATTTCGCAAGTCTTCTATTTTTTCTATCTGAACTTCTATGCCATCGCGCAGCTTTATCTTACCGGCTTTTTAAAGCAGCTCGGGTTTCCGGATGCCGGACCGATCCATCATCTCGGTATCCTCAGTATCAATGCGGCTCTTCTTTTCACGATGGCCTTCATTTATTATTTCCTGGACTTTCAGCACTATAAACGTTGGTTTGGTCGGGTCATAATCGGCTATATGCTCGCGCTGGGGGTTCCGGTGGCCTTGACCGCCTTCGATCAGCTGATCTGGGCCGCGAACATCACTCAGATCCTCTCGATCATGGGTTCTGTCATGGCAGTCCTGGCCGCGGTCATTGCTCTGAAGCGGCGGCATCCCCTGGCCATGTATTTTTTGATAGCCTGGTCGCTTTTGATCGTCGGCAACGTGGCTCAGGTCCTTCACCTGATGGCAGCCGTGCCCGATGAACCCTGGATCGTGAGTTTGAATTTCATCGGCGCCAGTTTTGAGGCCATCATCATTTCCTATGCGCTGGCCCACAAAATGCGGCTCGCCCGCCTGCATGAAGCGCAACGGCGGCGGCATGCCTTTTCCCAGCTGGAAAAAATGGTCTATCCGCATCAGATGGAGCAGATGAAGGAAGGCGGGATCCTGGAAACCACCATGCCTCATGCCTCGGGTGAAGCGGTCGTGATCTGTCTCGATATCATTGCGAGCACCAGCTCTCAGATCGACGACCTGCCGAACTTTTTGCGGCGTTTCTTTGATCGCTGCGGCCATCTCATGAACCGCGATTATCAGGGCGATCCCCTGAGCGCCTCGGGATTCCGTATCAAGGAAATGGGCGACGGGTTCTTATGCGCAGTCGGCTTCCCCTTCCAAACGCCGCCCGGACACGTCAGCCATGAGGTGGCGCTGCAGCTGGCCTTTGGTTTTCTGAATGCCTTTGATGAGGAGTTCCCGGGCACGACTTCGGAGTCACGCAGTTACTGTTCCATCGGGATGGCCCGCGGGGCCATTCAGGGGTTTTTCACGGTGTCGGGAATTCGGTCTTATGAACTTTTCGGCGACAGCATCGTGCTGGCCACTCGCTATGAAAGCCTCCGCAAGCAGTGGCCCGCGTCCCGTGCGGGGCATATGATCACGATGCCAACGCGCATGTATGAAGGTCTTCCGCCGCGACTGAAGCCGTACTTTCAGAAACAGAGTCTGGGGCCCGGTTCCGCGGCTATTCGGAATGATGCGGAAGCAGACGCCTTCTATCGCGGCATCTTTGAAGCCGGTGAGGCAGAGCGGATTTTAAAAGACGGTTCTGAGTTTCTGGCTTTGGAACAGGTGTCTTAA
- a CDS encoding CPBP family intramembrane glutamic endopeptidase → MDPIATLAYVFLFLTVLALWLPLPWRIPFWWLPLGCSLILGGIAHHLSLAALPPLVVLALATHFLQTGERPGVRAVAAGVLALTGLGLGAHLFPGFHNLKVVDAVQVSEDGIPFTLHLNFDKTLIGVFILGSMPNLIRTWSDGKALILQTSTRAPWIILGLALLSVAFQFVRWDPKVPAILPIWAVTNLLFVCVAEEGFFRGFLQKYLSELGRDLSYGKVLALGIASLLFGVAHFAGGLTYVILASIAGLGYGWMYQVTGRIEASIITHFLLNLVHILLLTYPALAR, encoded by the coding sequence ATGGATCCTATTGCGACACTTGCCTACGTATTTCTCTTTTTAACTGTTCTCGCTCTGTGGCTGCCCCTGCCATGGAGAATTCCCTTTTGGTGGCTTCCTCTGGGATGTTCCCTGATCCTTGGAGGCATAGCCCATCATCTGAGCCTGGCTGCCCTGCCGCCTCTGGTCGTGCTTGCTCTCGCGACACATTTTTTGCAAACAGGTGAAAGGCCTGGGGTGCGTGCTGTGGCCGCGGGCGTGCTGGCTCTGACCGGACTTGGTTTGGGCGCGCATCTTTTTCCCGGATTTCATAATCTGAAAGTCGTGGATGCTGTGCAGGTGAGCGAGGATGGAATTCCTTTTACGCTGCACCTGAATTTCGACAAGACCCTGATCGGTGTCTTTATCCTGGGTTCCATGCCGAACCTGATCCGAACATGGTCCGACGGGAAGGCCTTGATTCTGCAAACCAGTACGCGGGCGCCCTGGATTATTCTGGGGCTCGCTCTTCTGTCCGTGGCGTTTCAATTCGTGCGTTGGGATCCGAAGGTGCCGGCGATACTTCCCATCTGGGCCGTCACGAACCTTTTGTTCGTATGCGTCGCGGAAGAAGGCTTTTTTCGCGGCTTTCTGCAAAAATATCTCAGCGAGCTGGGGCGGGATTTAAGCTATGGAAAAGTTCTGGCGCTTGGCATCGCCTCCCTGCTCTTCGGTGTGGCTCACTTTGCAGGGGGCTTAACGTACGTGATCCTTGCCAGCATTGCCGGACTCGGATACGGATGGATGTATCAGGTCACTGGACGGATCGAGGCCAGCATCATCACTCATTTTCTTTTGAATCTGGTGCATATCCTGCTGCTGACCTATCCCGCCCTTGCGCGCTAG
- a CDS encoding Crp/Fnr family transcriptional regulator, producing the protein MSGKNKILKPGELLFKVGEQSDGMYLIRKGQILVYLDKGGTEIPLATIGAGSMLGEMALFDKKPRSASARAVDDVEVTKISNDEFNKIMTQIPKWFVTLMSTLSSRLRDTNERLQDIEAKYKGNLNPIEEMIKTVHVLQLLYYKMGVKEVKSWGIEREPAEREVAQILNKDKAKVTPVIDAIVSGGLVTITKNSYKKDMLTIHNRGDLERFIDFSSRIRKKNTAMKFLPQEFVDILDLLCRQAKATAYDTFSIDLKNLEEEGKKKGFVVEKWTEIAMILEGIDDAIVVAKGKDINFKVQKKTVEIVLQHARILRAISRTEEKKQSGKAA; encoded by the coding sequence TTGTCCGGCAAGAATAAAATATTGAAGCCTGGCGAACTACTGTTCAAAGTTGGTGAACAGTCCGATGGCATGTATCTGATCCGCAAGGGTCAGATCCTTGTCTACCTTGACAAGGGTGGGACTGAAATTCCTTTGGCCACCATTGGTGCCGGCTCCATGCTGGGTGAGATGGCGCTCTTCGATAAAAAACCGCGCTCGGCCTCGGCCCGCGCTGTCGATGATGTGGAAGTCACCAAGATTTCCAACGATGAATTCAATAAGATCATGACCCAGATCCCGAAGTGGTTCGTCACGCTGATGTCGACCTTGTCCTCGCGCCTTCGCGACACCAACGAGCGCCTTCAGGACATCGAGGCCAAGTACAAGGGCAACCTGAATCCCATCGAAGAGATGATCAAGACCGTTCATGTTCTTCAGCTGCTCTACTACAAGATGGGCGTGAAGGAAGTGAAGAGCTGGGGCATCGAACGCGAGCCCGCGGAAAGGGAAGTCGCGCAGATTCTGAACAAGGATAAAGCCAAGGTCACGCCGGTCATCGACGCGATCGTGTCGGGTGGGTTGGTTACCATCACCAAGAACTCCTATAAGAAAGATATGCTGACGATCCACAACCGTGGTGATCTGGAGCGTTTCATTGATTTCTCGAGCCGCATTCGCAAGAAAAATACGGCGATGAAATTTTTGCCCCAGGAATTCGTCGATATCCTCGATCTTCTCTGCCGCCAGGCGAAGGCCACGGCCTATGATACCTTTTCCATCGACCTTAAAAATCTGGAAGAGGAAGGCAAGAAAAAAGGCTTTGTCGTGGAAAAATGGACTGAAATCGCCATGATCCTGGAAGGCATCGACGATGCGATCGTCGTGGCCAAGGGCAAGGACATCAATTTCAAAGTCCAGAAAAAGACCGTCGAGATCGTACTGCAGCATGCCCGCATTCTCAGGGCCATCTCCCGCACCGAAGAGAAAAAGCAGAGCGGCAAGGCCGCCTGA
- a CDS encoding LOG family protein encodes MFKSNWKFLLLAALVNPGCATLVIRLAPSDCAVVNEAVPDGQIPDPAAIAKDAFCAKQLMDRHAPQGAVSIFGSARTPEDHEAYKVTREFAFKWTQKHGAEFPVMTGGGRGIMEAGNRGAADAKGKSLSIGTWFTGGLERPNTYTTHGYMAASFSQRETDLIDYAAAVVIAPGGFGTEWEIFESLSKIQTKKKKTVPVVFLGGRKTWSTFLRRVEDMKALGTISAEDDKLFYIAETTDAAVLHIEKALKSSQGR; translated from the coding sequence ATGTTCAAATCAAATTGGAAATTTTTACTGCTCGCAGCGCTGGTGAATCCAGGCTGCGCAACCCTGGTCATTCGCCTTGCACCATCGGACTGCGCCGTCGTCAATGAGGCCGTACCGGACGGCCAAATACCTGACCCGGCGGCCATTGCGAAGGATGCGTTCTGCGCCAAACAGCTGATGGACCGTCATGCTCCCCAGGGGGCTGTCTCCATTTTCGGCAGCGCACGCACACCGGAAGATCACGAAGCCTACAAAGTCACCCGCGAATTCGCTTTCAAATGGACGCAAAAACATGGCGCTGAATTCCCTGTGATGACCGGCGGAGGCCGCGGCATCATGGAAGCCGGCAATCGGGGGGCCGCGGATGCCAAGGGCAAGAGCCTCAGCATCGGCACCTGGTTCACGGGTGGTTTGGAACGGCCGAACACCTACACAACGCACGGATACATGGCAGCAAGCTTCTCCCAGCGGGAAACGGATCTTATAGATTACGCGGCCGCTGTCGTCATCGCCCCCGGCGGTTTCGGAACCGAGTGGGAGATTTTTGAATCGCTGTCGAAGATTCAAACGAAAAAGAAAAAGACCGTGCCTGTAGTCTTCCTGGGTGGCAGGAAAACCTGGTCCACCTTTCTGCGCCGGGTGGAGGACATGAAAGCCCTCGGTACGATCAGCGCGGAAGACGATAAGCTCTTCTATATCGCCGAGACCACCGACGCCGCTGTCCTGCACATCGAAAAAGCGCTGAAGTCCAGCCAAGGCCGATGA